One Trichosurus vulpecula isolate mTriVul1 chromosome 7, mTriVul1.pri, whole genome shotgun sequence genomic region harbors:
- the VAMP2 gene encoding vesicle-associated membrane protein 2 isoform X2 has product MSAPATAMPPAAPAGEGGPPAAPPNLTSNRRLQQTQAQVDEVVDIMRVNVDKVLERDQKLSELDDRADALQAGASQFETSAAKLKRKYWWKNLKMMIILGVICAIILILIIVYFST; this is encoded by the exons AT GTCTGCTCCTGCTACTGCCATGCCCCCTGCTGCCCCAGCAGGAGAAGGGGGCCCTCCTGCTGCCCCCCCAAACCTCACTAGCAACAGGAGGCTGCAGCAAACCCAGGCCCAGGTGGATGAG GTGGTGGATATCATGCGGGTGAATGTGGACAAGGTCCTAGAGCGGGACCAGAAGTTATCAGAACTAGATGACCGTGCAGATGCCCTCCAGGCTGGGGCTTCCCAGTTTGAGACAAGCGCTGCCAAGCTCAAGCGTAAATACTGGTGGAAAAACCTCAAA aTGATGATCATCCTTGGAGTGATATGcgccatcatcctcatcctcatcattg TTTATTTCAGCACCTAA
- the TMEM107 gene encoding transmembrane protein 107 isoform X4 — translation MGRISGLVPSRFLTLLAHLVIVVTIFWTRDDNVQASLPPHFTSEEYEKEDSKSDRAALLRGGVFGLLRLRELGVLHLLVHLRLLQCPSSFHGNHHVHRCLRVKEKIFLNLFPQTWGGRPRRLCI, via the exons ATGGGGCGGATCTCTGGGCTCGTGCCCTCTCGTTTTCTGACGCTGCTAGCTCATCTGGTGATCGTCGTCACCATCTTCTGGACGCGG GACGACAACGTCCAGGCCAGTCTGCCTCCCCACTTCACCTCCGAGGAGTATGAGAAGGAGGACTCTAA AAGCGATCGGGCTGCACTGTTGCGCGGCGGTGTCTTTGGCCTTCTTCGTCTTCGAGAGTTGGGAGTGCTCCACCTATTGGTACATCTTCGCCTTCTGCAG TGTCCTTCCAGCTTTCACGGAAATCATCATGTTCATCGCTGTCTTCGTGTTAAAGAAAAAATCTTTCTGAACCTCTTTCCGCAGACGTGGGGCGGAAGACCGAGAAGGCTTTGCATTTAG
- the TMEM107 gene encoding transmembrane protein 107 isoform X1, with translation MNWRSLKAPCSFHTPRLNGKEGTGQTLAALQLSFLLCPGSNTLCYSCPSLLPFPRTTTSRPVCLPTSPPRSMRRRTLKLAGFFSGVSMFNSTQSLFSIGLHCCAAVSLAFFVFESWECSTYWYIFAFCSVLPAFTEIIMFIAVFVLKKKSF, from the exons ATGAATTGGCGGTCTCTCAAGGCCCCCTGTAGCTTCCACACTCCGCGGCTGAATGGGAAGGAGGGAACGGGACAAACCCTGGCTGCCCTGCAGCTGTCATTTCTGTTGTGCCCTGGCTCAAACACCCTGTGTTATTCCTGCCCTTCTCTACTCCCCTTTCCTAGGACGACAACGTCCAGGCCAGTCTGCCTCCCCACTTCACCTCCGAGGAGTATGAGAAGGAGGACTCTAA AACTAGCAGGTTTCTTCTCAGGCGTGTCCATGTTCAACAgcacccagagtctcttct CGATCGGGCTGCACTGTTGCGCGGCGGTGTCTTTGGCCTTCTTCGTCTTCGAGAGTTGGGAGTGCTCCACCTATTGGTACATCTTCGCCTTCTGCAG TGTCCTTCCAGCTTTCACGGAAATCATCATGTTCATCGCTGTCTTCGTGTTAAAGAAAAAATCTTTCTGA
- the TMEM107 gene encoding transmembrane protein 107 isoform X3, whose product MNWRSLKAPCSFHTPRLNGKEGTGQTLAALQLSFLLCPGSNTLCYSCPSLLPFPRTTTSRPVCLPTSPPRSMRRRTLKAIGLHCCAAVSLAFFVFESWECSTYWYIFAFCSVLPAFTEIIMFIAVFVLKKKSF is encoded by the exons ATGAATTGGCGGTCTCTCAAGGCCCCCTGTAGCTTCCACACTCCGCGGCTGAATGGGAAGGAGGGAACGGGACAAACCCTGGCTGCCCTGCAGCTGTCATTTCTGTTGTGCCCTGGCTCAAACACCCTGTGTTATTCCTGCCCTTCTCTACTCCCCTTTCCTAGGACGACAACGTCCAGGCCAGTCTGCCTCCCCACTTCACCTCCGAGGAGTATGAGAAGGAGGACTCTAA AAGCGATCGGGCTGCACTGTTGCGCGGCGGTGTCTTTGGCCTTCTTCGTCTTCGAGAGTTGGGAGTGCTCCACCTATTGGTACATCTTCGCCTTCTGCAG TGTCCTTCCAGCTTTCACGGAAATCATCATGTTCATCGCTGTCTTCGTGTTAAAGAAAAAATCTTTCTGA
- the VAMP2 gene encoding vesicle-associated membrane protein 2 isoform X1, which translates to MSLCRDAFATYTLRSAPATAMPPAAPAGEGGPPAAPPNLTSNRRLQQTQAQVDEVVDIMRVNVDKVLERDQKLSELDDRADALQAGASQFETSAAKLKRKYWWKNLKMMIILGVICAIILILIIVYFST; encoded by the exons ATGTCCTTGTGTCGAGACGCTTTTGCCACTTACACCCTCAGGTCTGCTCCTGCTACTGCCATGCCCCCTGCTGCCCCAGCAGGAGAAGGGGGCCCTCCTGCTGCCCCCCCAAACCTCACTAGCAACAGGAGGCTGCAGCAAACCCAGGCCCAGGTGGATGAG GTGGTGGATATCATGCGGGTGAATGTGGACAAGGTCCTAGAGCGGGACCAGAAGTTATCAGAACTAGATGACCGTGCAGATGCCCTCCAGGCTGGGGCTTCCCAGTTTGAGACAAGCGCTGCCAAGCTCAAGCGTAAATACTGGTGGAAAAACCTCAAA aTGATGATCATCCTTGGAGTGATATGcgccatcatcctcatcctcatcattg TTTATTTCAGCACCTAA
- the TMEM107 gene encoding transmembrane protein 107 isoform X2, which yields MGRISGLVPSRFLTLLAHLVIVVTIFWTRDDNVQASLPPHFTSEEYEKEDSKLVTALCITLGLFLVELAGFFSGVSMFNSTQSLFSIGLHCCAAVSLAFFVFESWECSTYWYIFAFCSVLPAFTEIIMFIAVFVLKKKSF from the exons ATGGGGCGGATCTCTGGGCTCGTGCCCTCTCGTTTTCTGACGCTGCTAGCTCATCTGGTGATCGTCGTCACCATCTTCTGGACGCGG GACGACAACGTCCAGGCCAGTCTGCCTCCCCACTTCACCTCCGAGGAGTATGAGAAGGAGGACTCTAA GCTGGTCACCGCTCTCTGCATTACACTGGGCCTCTTCCTGGTAGAACTAGCAGGTTTCTTCTCAGGCGTGTCCATGTTCAACAgcacccagagtctcttct CGATCGGGCTGCACTGTTGCGCGGCGGTGTCTTTGGCCTTCTTCGTCTTCGAGAGTTGGGAGTGCTCCACCTATTGGTACATCTTCGCCTTCTGCAG TGTCCTTCCAGCTTTCACGGAAATCATCATGTTCATCGCTGTCTTCGTGTTAAAGAAAAAATCTTTCTGA